One Algibacter sp. L3A6 genomic region harbors:
- a CDS encoding sulfatase translates to MQSQSKNPTKPNVIIVFIDDEGYGDVGVYGATGFQTPHIDKMASEGMRFTNFYAAQPVCSASRAGIMTGCYPNRVGINGALFPFHNTGLNSDEYTIAEMFKDQGYATACVGKWHLGWQKEFLPLQHGFDEFIGLPYSNDIWPYSSQTGERLPKDKGRGKLPDLPLIEGNKTVSYITSFEDQDNLTTMYTEKSVEFINKNADKPFFLYLPHSMGHIPLGVSDKFKGKSEQGMYGDVMMEIDWSVGEITKALKKNNIEDNTIVIFTSDNGPWLSFGNHAGSSGGLKEGKLSSWEGGQRVPFIIRYPNKISAGTVCNKLGCAIDLLPTLAAMSKGKLSKNKIDGVDISSLFIGDFTSDPRETILYYYGKNNLNGVRKGNWKLILPHTYKSYQNEIGNDRKNGKRKKIVITEPHLFDMTRDPGEQYNVIATYPEKVKELMEVVEEARKELGDLNVGIAKGTGNRKPGIVK, encoded by the coding sequence ATGCAATCACAAAGTAAAAACCCAACTAAACCAAATGTCATCATTGTATTTATAGATGATGAAGGTTATGGCGATGTTGGTGTCTATGGAGCTACTGGTTTTCAAACGCCACATATTGATAAAATGGCAAGCGAAGGCATGCGCTTTACTAATTTTTACGCAGCGCAACCCGTATGCAGTGCATCTAGAGCTGGAATCATGACTGGATGCTACCCAAATAGAGTTGGCATTAACGGCGCCTTATTTCCATTTCACAACACGGGATTGAACTCAGATGAGTACACTATTGCTGAAATGTTTAAAGATCAAGGTTATGCAACAGCTTGTGTTGGTAAATGGCATTTAGGATGGCAGAAAGAATTTTTGCCATTACAACATGGTTTCGATGAATTTATTGGATTGCCTTACTCAAATGATATATGGCCCTATAGTAGCCAGACAGGAGAAAGACTTCCTAAAGACAAAGGACGTGGTAAGCTTCCAGACTTGCCTTTAATTGAAGGCAATAAAACAGTTAGTTATATTACCAGTTTTGAAGATCAAGATAACTTGACCACGATGTACACTGAAAAATCTGTAGAATTTATAAATAAAAATGCAGATAAGCCTTTCTTTTTATACCTACCACATAGCATGGGACATATTCCTTTAGGAGTCTCTGACAAGTTTAAAGGAAAAAGTGAACAAGGTATGTATGGCGATGTCATGATGGAAATTGATTGGTCTGTTGGGGAGATTACAAAAGCCTTAAAAAAGAATAATATTGAGGATAACACCATTGTTATTTTCACTTCAGACAATGGTCCATGGCTTAGTTTTGGAAACCATGCAGGTTCATCTGGTGGTTTAAAAGAAGGTAAACTAAGTAGTTGGGAAGGCGGACAGCGTGTACCATTCATCATCCGATATCCAAATAAAATCTCAGCAGGAACGGTTTGTAATAAATTAGGTTGTGCTATTGACTTACTTCCTACTCTAGCGGCAATGTCAAAAGGAAAATTATCTAAAAATAAAATTGATGGTGTTGATATTAGTTCCCTTTTTATAGGTGATTTCACATCTGATCCACGAGAAACCATTTTATACTACTACGGAAAAAACAACCTAAACGGTGTTAGAAAAGGAAACTGGAAACTCATATTACCTCATACCTACAAAAGCTATCAAAATGAAATAGGAAACGATAGAAAAAATGGTAAAAGGAAAAAAATAGTCATTACAGAACCTCATCTATTCGACATGACTCGTGATCCTGGGGAACAATACAACGTGATTGCAACCTATCCAGAAAAAGTAAAAGAACTAATGGAAGTAGTTGAAGAAGCTAGGAAAGAATTAGGAGACTTAAATGTAGGAATTGCTAAAGGAACTGGGAACAGAAAACCTGGTATTGTAAAGTAA
- a CDS encoding family 43 glycosylhydrolase, translated as MKTVFQILLLSFIVLINCEKAYSQNPIIRGYADPAMKVHDGKMYMAIGKDDAIGNKGFKMTYWTIISSTDLRDWKVEAHIDPKDTYLGEASTRCWAADLAFKNDKVYFYFSNAGEETGLLVADTPQGPYVDIYNKAFLPKGMSENYEYDPTTFTDDDGRHYLIYGRNGFFQNNMLYYQLIELNDDMVSLKGEPISLKTDTEFGFGEKGRARDHQYFHKYGDTYYLSCAGIYRTSKNIEGPYVNERSTGQPKGHASFANYNGQSYHAWEFTCAPYDNRAYRQVMMTYLHYKDNGDMISDPNFIETGKYYETGVGSYSALWDTIEAEWFFKKSEGIQKKEGQDGFVLTNIQNNDYVNFPSIIKMDANTSINFEVASKVDNATIEIRLDSPTGELLGTCNIPNTGSWDSYKTVSTTLKNKKKTHNLYFVFKGNKGEVVHLNAFNFSK; from the coding sequence ATGAAAACTGTTTTTCAAATATTATTACTCTCTTTTATTGTTCTTATAAATTGTGAAAAAGCATATTCTCAGAATCCAATTATAAGAGGCTATGCAGATCCCGCCATGAAAGTTCATGATGGAAAAATGTATATGGCTATTGGCAAAGACGATGCTATTGGAAACAAAGGATTTAAAATGACCTATTGGACTATTATTTCATCTACCGATTTACGAGATTGGAAAGTTGAAGCACATATAGATCCAAAAGACACTTATTTAGGTGAAGCTAGCACAAGATGTTGGGCCGCAGATCTTGCTTTTAAAAATGATAAAGTGTATTTCTACTTTTCTAACGCTGGCGAAGAAACAGGTTTATTGGTTGCAGATACTCCACAAGGACCTTACGTAGATATTTACAACAAAGCCTTTTTACCAAAAGGAATGTCTGAAAATTACGAATATGACCCAACCACTTTTACAGATGACGATGGGAGACACTATCTGATATACGGTAGAAATGGGTTCTTTCAAAACAACATGCTGTATTACCAACTTATTGAATTAAACGATGATATGGTCTCACTAAAAGGAGAACCAATTTCGTTAAAAACCGATACCGAATTTGGTTTTGGAGAAAAAGGGAGAGCTAGAGATCATCAATATTTTCATAAATATGGAGACACGTATTATTTAAGCTGTGCAGGAATTTATAGAACGTCCAAAAACATAGAAGGACCTTACGTTAATGAAAGAAGTACTGGACAACCCAAAGGACACGCTAGTTTTGCAAATTACAATGGGCAAAGTTACCATGCTTGGGAATTTACATGCGCTCCTTATGACAATAGAGCATATAGGCAAGTTATGATGACTTATTTACATTATAAAGATAATGGTGATATGATTAGCGACCCCAATTTTATAGAAACAGGTAAATATTATGAAACTGGTGTTGGAAGCTATAGTGCATTATGGGATACTATCGAGGCTGAATGGTTTTTTAAAAAGTCTGAAGGCATTCAGAAAAAAGAAGGACAAGATGGTTTTGTTTTGACAAATATTCAAAATAACGACTATGTAAACTTTCCAAGTATCATAAAAATGGATGCTAATACTTCTATTAATTTTGAGGTGGCTTCAAAAGTTGATAATGCAACCATAGAAATTCGATTAGATAGTCCAACAGGAGAATTATTAGGCACCTGTAACATACCAAATACAGGCAGTTGGGACAGTTACAAAACCGTATCTACTACATTAAAAAACAAAAAGAAAACTCATAATCTATATTTCGTATTTAAAGGTAATAAAGGCGAGGTTGTTCACCTTAACGCTTTTAACTTCAGTAAATAA
- a CDS encoding beta-glucosidase has protein sequence MKIVSIITLFILITCVSNAQNIKDDIAKKPVYNSVPKYNEFFTVEMETAVDEVLKKMTLEEKLTMLQGDIDGQAPPSRGSAAVKRLNVEPLIFYNGPRGLQTSYKSTLFPTGIAQAASFRPELVKKIGAAISSELLEAGWDVLEAPSINIIRDPLNGRNFEYYTEDPYLNAKVTSAFILGGQGAGALNSAKHFIGNNKEQNRGQVNAVIDERAMHEIYLPAFKAACEVGVLSIMTGANRVNGPHASDNPDIINILKDEWNWQGFLYTDWNGVQTSKEAYEAGLDLSMPGKVKSPFRVDKLKPIANDGKENLLALDDKVKRLLRGNYFAGKLPGVPAKPKVIVDYDKHHQLAFDAALASMVLVKNNNKLLPISSKVNKIAVLGPMANKQFSKESGGSSGVRGVMYEITALQGLKKRFGNKVTNVPFSINELYKTIAAPNVYHIDKTGKKREGFLATYTGKHPNTDKKNIVHHSTPDINFNWEMASPDRDQLSSDKFIAEWTGTLVPPASGDYTIRIKGSQKVTLELDGKLVSNKQFIQRFRETTMALKGGKKYKIKLTFRKARGDGNIQLSWITPNSEKQLNDKLEKSVETARNAEFVVLAIGLDHNTESEGMDRLSMRLQEYQDKLVERVLAVNPNTAIIVYGGTPMSMPWFDKAPALVLPWYAGIENGNALASLLAGDNDFGGRMPVTFPKKYEDSPAAPFRQNSAKKDTIEHNEGVFVGYRWYESQKIEPLISFGEGLSYSTYSYGKPKIKKEGKSVTVSMTIKNTGMVKGIDVVQLYIHDQQSTFPRPLKELKGFQSILLAPGETKSISFNLDESAFSYYNPDTHKWWLESGKFDILIGQSSNKILNKISITL, from the coding sequence ATGAAGATAGTTTCAATTATTACTTTATTTATTCTTATAACTTGTGTATCAAATGCACAAAATATAAAAGATGATATTGCAAAAAAACCTGTATATAATAGTGTACCAAAGTATAACGAATTTTTCACTGTGGAAATGGAAACTGCAGTTGATGAAGTTCTTAAAAAAATGACATTAGAGGAAAAGCTCACTATGCTACAAGGTGATATTGACGGTCAAGCACCTCCCAGTAGAGGTTCTGCTGCTGTAAAAAGATTGAATGTAGAACCTTTGATTTTTTATAATGGCCCTAGAGGACTACAAACTTCATATAAAAGTACACTTTTCCCTACCGGTATTGCGCAAGCTGCAAGTTTTAGACCTGAATTGGTTAAAAAGATTGGAGCAGCTATTTCTTCAGAATTATTAGAAGCAGGCTGGGATGTTTTAGAAGCTCCTTCTATCAATATTATTAGAGATCCATTAAACGGAAGAAATTTTGAATATTATACCGAAGATCCATATTTAAATGCAAAAGTAACAAGTGCATTTATATTAGGAGGACAAGGTGCAGGAGCATTAAATTCGGCTAAGCATTTTATCGGAAACAATAAAGAACAAAATAGAGGACAAGTAAATGCCGTGATAGACGAAAGAGCTATGCATGAAATTTACTTACCAGCCTTTAAAGCAGCTTGTGAAGTTGGAGTATTGAGTATTATGACTGGTGCTAATAGAGTAAATGGTCCTCATGCTTCTGACAATCCGGATATAATCAACATATTAAAAGACGAATGGAATTGGCAAGGATTTTTATATACCGATTGGAATGGAGTTCAGACATCAAAGGAAGCCTATGAAGCAGGTCTAGACTTATCTATGCCAGGAAAAGTCAAATCTCCATTTAGAGTAGATAAATTAAAACCAATTGCAAATGACGGTAAAGAAAACTTATTGGCACTTGATGATAAAGTAAAGAGATTATTAAGAGGTAATTATTTTGCAGGAAAATTACCTGGTGTTCCTGCTAAACCAAAGGTTATAGTTGATTATGACAAACATCACCAATTAGCTTTTGATGCTGCATTGGCTAGTATGGTATTGGTTAAAAACAACAATAAATTATTACCAATATCTAGTAAAGTAAACAAAATCGCAGTACTAGGACCTATGGCAAATAAACAATTCTCTAAAGAATCTGGGGGAAGTTCTGGCGTTAGAGGGGTAATGTATGAAATAACTGCATTGCAAGGTCTTAAAAAACGATTTGGAAATAAGGTAACCAATGTACCTTTTTCTATCAATGAACTATACAAAACCATTGCTGCTCCTAACGTATATCATATCGATAAAACGGGCAAAAAAAGAGAAGGATTCTTAGCCACTTATACAGGTAAACACCCTAATACTGATAAAAAAAATATCGTACACCATAGCACGCCCGATATTAATTTTAACTGGGAAATGGCTTCACCAGATCGTGATCAATTAAGCTCTGATAAATTTATTGCAGAGTGGACTGGTACACTTGTTCCGCCTGCATCTGGAGATTATACTATAAGAATAAAAGGAAGTCAGAAAGTAACACTTGAGTTAGATGGTAAATTGGTTTCTAACAAACAGTTTATTCAAAGATTTAGAGAAACTACCATGGCTTTAAAAGGCGGTAAAAAGTACAAAATTAAACTTACGTTCCGTAAAGCCCGTGGCGATGGAAATATCCAATTATCATGGATTACCCCAAATTCTGAAAAGCAATTAAATGACAAGCTGGAGAAATCTGTAGAAACAGCTCGTAATGCAGAATTTGTTGTACTAGCCATAGGATTGGATCATAATACAGAGTCTGAAGGTATGGATAGATTGTCTATGAGACTACAAGAATACCAAGACAAATTAGTAGAACGTGTCTTAGCTGTAAATCCTAATACTGCCATCATAGTATACGGAGGAACACCTATGTCTATGCCTTGGTTTGATAAAGCTCCTGCCCTAGTACTACCTTGGTATGCAGGTATTGAAAATGGTAATGCATTGGCTTCCTTATTAGCTGGAGACAATGATTTTGGAGGAAGAATGCCTGTAACATTTCCAAAAAAATATGAAGATTCACCAGCCGCACCCTTTAGACAAAACTCAGCTAAAAAGGATACTATAGAACATAATGAAGGAGTCTTTGTTGGATACCGTTGGTATGAAAGCCAAAAAATTGAACCATTAATTTCTTTTGGGGAAGGCTTGAGTTATTCGACTTATAGTTACGGAAAACCAAAAATTAAAAAAGAAGGAAAAAGTGTAACTGTAAGTATGACAATAAAAAATACAGGAATGGTAAAGGGTATAGATGTAGTTCAATTATACATACATGATCAACAATCTACTTTCCCAAGACCTCTAAAAGAATTAAAAGGATTCCAAAGTATTCTATTAGCACCGGGGGAAACCAAAAGTATTTCTTTTAATCTTGATGAAAGTGCTTTCTCTTACTACAATCCCGATACACATAAATGGTGGTTAGAGTCGGGTAAATTCGATATATTAATTGGTCAATCTTCCAATAAGATTTTGAATAAAATATCAATTACACTTTAA
- a CDS encoding sulfatase, which translates to MKISKLIPLVLTLCLFVSCKDKSEEKQASEITSKRPNIIFLMDDQHRYDALGIINKQVLTPTLDSLATAGVLFNQAVCQAPMCVPSRNSMMLGLYPNQTGVYRNSDGLKDEDVPVKTMAEYFRDAGYETAGFGKTHWGKFKTNTRGFETRYVSEIKEDGAISMLEMNPESKKRYDAEIKDMGAGEENNLGYLGFTSKLDETDHRDGWITKQTINYIENRNDERPLFLYLSYMKPHAGHNVPNGYEDLYDLDSITYPKQPNWSQDKSPHSEGVNRRKMYEDYWKNASEEEWKLMTMRYYANVTWIDDMMGRTLKALKKKGLLENTLIVYTSDHGEMLGSRYYKFNKYNLYDASVRVPMIISGTALPKEIKPNSVDDLSAENTDLLPTLLKFSGIDQDKPLLGENLFSKNRNEATFSALHERTGEAAFMWRTKNHKLILVFKRKENALDYSEKDIITGEFYDLQKDPKEWTNLFNNSEISSLQNEYKTQLLAHLHKLKNKHAI; encoded by the coding sequence ATGAAGATATCAAAACTTATACCTCTAGTTCTTACACTCTGTCTTTTTGTATCATGTAAAGATAAATCAGAAGAAAAACAAGCTTCAGAAATAACATCAAAGCGACCAAACATCATCTTCTTAATGGATGACCAGCATCGTTATGACGCTTTAGGAATCATCAATAAACAAGTCCTTACACCTACTCTAGATAGTTTAGCAACAGCGGGTGTTTTATTCAATCAAGCCGTTTGTCAAGCACCTATGTGCGTACCAAGTCGCAACTCTATGATGTTGGGTTTATACCCAAACCAAACAGGTGTTTATAGAAATAGTGATGGCTTAAAAGATGAAGACGTTCCTGTAAAAACTATGGCTGAATATTTTAGGGATGCAGGCTATGAAACTGCTGGTTTCGGAAAAACACATTGGGGAAAATTCAAAACGAATACGAGAGGCTTTGAAACGCGATATGTATCTGAAATAAAAGAAGATGGTGCGATTAGCATGCTAGAAATGAATCCTGAATCTAAAAAAAGATATGATGCTGAAATTAAGGATATGGGTGCTGGTGAAGAAAATAATTTAGGATATCTAGGCTTTACAAGTAAACTTGATGAAACAGATCACAGAGACGGCTGGATTACCAAACAAACCATAAACTACATAGAGAATAGAAATGACGAAAGACCTTTGTTTTTATATCTGTCTTATATGAAACCACATGCGGGCCATAACGTTCCAAATGGATACGAAGATTTATATGATTTAGATAGTATCACATATCCAAAACAACCTAATTGGAGCCAAGATAAGTCTCCACATTCTGAAGGTGTAAACCGAAGAAAAATGTATGAGGACTATTGGAAAAATGCTTCAGAGGAGGAGTGGAAATTAATGACGATGCGCTATTACGCCAATGTAACTTGGATAGATGATATGATGGGACGAACTTTAAAAGCACTAAAAAAGAAAGGGTTGCTAGAGAACACTTTAATTGTTTACACTTCAGACCACGGAGAAATGTTAGGCTCGCGTTATTACAAATTCAACAAATATAATTTATATGATGCCAGTGTTCGAGTACCTATGATTATTTCTGGTACAGCTCTACCAAAAGAGATAAAACCAAACTCAGTTGATGATTTATCTGCTGAAAATACAGACCTCTTGCCTACCTTGTTAAAATTTTCCGGAATAGACCAAGACAAACCATTGTTAGGAGAAAACCTCTTCAGTAAAAATAGAAATGAAGCTACTTTTTCAGCCTTACACGAGCGTACTGGAGAAGCTGCTTTTATGTGGAGAACAAAAAACCATAAACTTATTTTAGTATTCAAAAGAAAAGAAAATGCCTTAGATTATTCTGAAAAAGATATTATTACTGGCGAGTTTTATGATTTGCAAAAAGACCCAAAAGAATGGACAAATTTATTTAATAATTCTGAAATTTCTTCACTTCAAAATGAATATAAAACTCAATTATTAGCACATTTACACAAGCTAAAAAACAAACATGCTATATAA
- a CDS encoding sulfatase: MIKTLKTFGLATLLTSVLACGSHTKKEIKTVKQPNIIFFLVDDMGWMDTSINGSEYYETPNIERLAKMGMKFTHAYAANPLCSPTRSSILTGQDPARVRITMPGGHLPPNPNQDLSAKKGAPWQKMATPDSRTFLTTNQFTIAEALKENGYTTAHIGKWHLGQKGYWPEDHGFDINIGGQQHPGPPSYFSPYKIPNLPNGEKHEYITDRVTKEAVNFLDNQTKDKPFFLNVWQYGVHAPYQAPKELIAKYAAKKDPRGKQNSPIMGGMMEKVDESLGAILDKLEALDIMEDTVIVFYSDNGGNMYDVVNGDFPTNNYPLSFGKGNIYEGGIRVPCIVSWKGKIKPHSTSDEIIQSTDFYPTLLDITNTKQNPEQKLDGISLSDLLTKQKPLNRKAVFSHFPHYVPATGNYPTTAVWHEDYKLLKVYGEGPNRTPEYKLFNLKEDISESINIAANEEKLVQSMTKMLENYLNDIDALVPVKNPNYKKGSKSKFGIPPIFPIKNYPSY, encoded by the coding sequence ATGATAAAAACATTAAAAACCTTTGGTTTAGCAACGCTTCTTACAAGCGTGCTTGCATGTGGTTCTCACACAAAAAAAGAGATAAAAACAGTAAAACAACCTAATATTATTTTCTTCTTAGTTGATGATATGGGTTGGATGGATACCAGTATAAACGGAAGTGAATACTACGAAACCCCTAACATTGAGCGGTTAGCAAAAATGGGAATGAAATTTACCCATGCCTATGCAGCTAACCCGCTATGCTCGCCAACCAGATCTAGTATTTTAACAGGTCAAGACCCTGCAAGAGTTCGTATTACTATGCCTGGAGGCCATTTACCTCCAAACCCAAATCAAGATTTAAGTGCAAAAAAAGGAGCGCCTTGGCAAAAAATGGCAACACCAGATTCAAGAACCTTTCTTACTACAAATCAATTTACTATTGCCGAAGCCTTAAAAGAAAATGGATACACAACGGCTCATATTGGTAAATGGCATTTAGGTCAAAAAGGCTATTGGCCAGAAGATCATGGATTTGACATTAATATTGGCGGCCAACAACATCCAGGACCTCCAAGTTATTTTTCGCCTTATAAAATACCGAATTTACCAAACGGAGAAAAGCACGAATACATAACAGATAGAGTTACAAAAGAAGCAGTAAATTTTCTTGACAATCAGACAAAAGACAAACCCTTTTTCTTAAACGTATGGCAATATGGTGTCCACGCCCCTTATCAAGCACCAAAAGAATTAATTGCCAAATATGCGGCTAAAAAAGATCCTCGTGGCAAACAAAACAGCCCAATTATGGGAGGTATGATGGAGAAAGTAGATGAGAGTTTAGGTGCCATCTTGGATAAATTAGAAGCTCTTGATATTATGGAAGATACGGTTATCGTTTTCTATTCTGATAACGGTGGAAACATGTACGACGTGGTTAATGGAGATTTTCCAACCAACAACTACCCTTTAAGTTTTGGTAAAGGAAATATCTATGAAGGCGGTATTAGAGTGCCTTGTATTGTATCTTGGAAAGGTAAAATTAAACCACATTCTACTTCAGATGAAATCATTCAAAGTACCGACTTTTATCCAACCCTATTAGATATCACAAATACAAAGCAAAACCCAGAGCAAAAACTAGATGGTATATCGTTAAGTGACTTACTAACTAAACAAAAACCACTAAACAGAAAAGCGGTATTTTCTCACTTTCCACATTATGTTCCCGCCACAGGCAACTATCCTACAACAGCAGTATGGCACGAAGATTATAAATTACTAAAAGTGTATGGTGAAGGACCTAACAGAACTCCCGAATATAAATTATTCAACTTAAAAGAAGATATTTCTGAAAGCATTAACATTGCGGCAAATGAAGAAAAACTAGTTCAGAGCATGACAAAAATGCTCGAGAATTATCTTAACGATATTGATGCTCTAGTTCCTGTAAAAAATCCTAATTATAAAAAAGGAAGTAAATCAAAATTTGGAATACCCCCAATATTTCCTATTAAAAACTATCCAAGCTACTAA
- a CDS encoding alpha-L-rhamnosidase — MKKTHAILLVFLLSQTLFFGQLPPIFNESDEARASHSKMVKTYLTPQKIIWQSDDTDTYIQNEETLLKKGNGQVAVNDKNQFRLISTDTHKPGIILDYGKEIHGGVKISMGIRPSKTPLKLRLRFGESVSETISDVGGENTATNEHSLRDFIIEVPWLGSVEVGETGFRFLRIDLVDANENAPLKEIAAAFTYRDIPYLGSFESSDKRLNDIWLTGAYTVHLNMQSYLWDGIKRDRLVWVGDMHPEVMTINTVFGKNSIVPKSLDLARDQHPLPQWMNTISSYSMWWLLIHKNWYDYHGDLPYLKEQETYMIALLDQLSTFIDNDNKEVLNGMRFLDWPTSTDPKAIHAGLQAMMIMTFEAGSDIMGEFNRPDLQKKYLKTSKNLKKHTPEGNTTKQAASLMVLADIAKAKTTNTEILKKDGVENMSTFYGYYILEAMAKADDYNGAINVIKDYWGGMLDLGATTFWEDFNITEGKISGRIDEVPTENKSDIHKDFGAFCYVGLRHSLCHGWASGPTSWLTQHVLGVNVLDGGNTIKLEPHLGELEFVNGTFPTKFGVLKVGHKKESNGKTTTSIEAPKGLKVIQ, encoded by the coding sequence ATGAAAAAAACACACGCTATATTATTGGTTTTCCTTTTAAGCCAAACCTTATTTTTCGGGCAACTCCCTCCTATTTTCAACGAAAGTGATGAAGCTAGAGCGAGTCATTCAAAAATGGTTAAAACCTATTTAACCCCGCAAAAAATCATTTGGCAATCGGATGATACAGATACGTATATCCAAAACGAAGAAACCTTATTAAAAAAAGGAAACGGCCAAGTAGCTGTGAATGATAAAAATCAATTCAGATTAATAAGCACCGACACTCACAAACCCGGTATTATTTTAGACTACGGGAAAGAAATTCATGGTGGTGTAAAAATATCAATGGGCATTAGACCGAGTAAAACACCACTTAAATTAAGATTGCGTTTTGGTGAATCGGTCTCAGAAACCATCTCGGATGTTGGCGGTGAAAATACAGCAACAAACGAACACTCTTTAAGAGATTTCATTATTGAAGTCCCATGGTTAGGCTCTGTGGAAGTTGGAGAAACTGGGTTTCGTTTTCTTAGAATTGATTTAGTTGACGCTAATGAAAATGCACCATTAAAAGAAATTGCAGCAGCATTTACATATAGAGACATTCCCTATTTAGGCTCCTTTGAAAGTAGCGATAAACGTTTAAATGATATTTGGCTAACAGGTGCTTATACTGTGCATTTAAACATGCAAAGTTATTTATGGGACGGTATAAAAAGAGATCGTTTAGTTTGGGTTGGCGATATGCATCCCGAAGTGATGACGATTAATACTGTTTTTGGAAAAAATAGTATTGTCCCTAAAAGTTTAGATTTGGCTAGAGACCAACACCCGTTACCACAATGGATGAACACGATTAGTTCGTATTCAATGTGGTGGTTATTAATTCATAAAAACTGGTACGATTATCATGGTGATTTACCATACTTAAAAGAACAAGAAACCTATATGATTGCTTTGCTAGATCAGTTAAGCACTTTTATAGATAACGACAATAAAGAGGTTTTAAACGGAATGCGTTTTTTAGATTGGCCAACAAGTACAGACCCTAAAGCTATTCATGCAGGCTTACAAGCTATGATGATTATGACTTTTGAAGCTGGTTCGGACATTATGGGAGAATTTAACAGACCCGATCTTCAGAAAAAATATCTAAAAACATCTAAAAATTTAAAGAAACATACTCCAGAAGGCAACACAACAAAACAAGCAGCCTCCTTAATGGTATTGGCAGATATAGCAAAAGCAAAAACGACAAATACTGAAATATTAAAAAAAGATGGTGTTGAAAATATGTCAACGTTTTATGGCTATTATATTTTAGAAGCTATGGCCAAAGCCGATGATTACAACGGGGCTATAAATGTTATTAAAGACTATTGGGGTGGCATGTTAGATTTAGGTGCTACAACGTTTTGGGAAGATTTTAATATTACAGAAGGTAAAATTAGCGGAAGAATTGACGAAGTTCCCACTGAAAACAAAAGTGATATTCATAAAGATTTTGGAGCCTTTTGTTATGTAGGATTAAGGCATAGTTTATGCCATGGTTGGGCAAGCGGACCAACATCTTGGTTAACACAGCATGTATTAGGCGTAAATGTTTTAGATGGCGGAAATACTATAAAACTAGAACCACACCTTGGCGAGTTAGAATTTGTTAACGGTACGTTTCCAACAAAATTTGGAGTATTAAAAGTCGGTCATAAAAAAGAATCTAACGGTAAAACAACAACATCTATAGAGGCTCCAAAAGGGTTAAAAGTAATTCAATAA